The following proteins are co-located in the Dehalococcoides mccartyi 195 genome:
- a CDS encoding ATP-binding protein, producing the protein MQKFMIEKLRVSGAGKIDGVVNFTDGLNIIQGRSNTGKTWILKCIYYLFSSDTRPYSPLTGYTDIEGTFLTERYGRIKISRTLDEEKVIVEAESEEVENGEYDTNYKKDNSRYLNDLWLRIIGLNETIEVPKTARYARERMSWTNIASVFFADENEIDKSESLVIKDSRYETPLIASLYFLLTGDYKKGVPEITKPEVATAKKKAVVDYIDEQVAALTEKRISYIMQLEELEGTDIDKEMQKLSERIQEVQQEIKDLMEENTAIVRQVAEYQQEDANCRVLVDRYESLISQYKADLQRLDFISKGEQAVKDLPSNGVCPFCGGELHPEDDDSYAEAINAEIKRIASELAIIVATEDSVRDEQKTIQKSIKELQERRSEISAALDEKNQEIQNCRYNMQQFKDYTTLQNGIDFVNDQLAILGDKKVSELKKKKNPPLYHAKQEFEEEVGTGFNTILNRILKECNYRSVGYASWDFSTFDILMDGVPKSEDQGKGYRSFLNSVVALMLYEYFNKDDVFIKPGFLMIDTPLLGFDENEEGFDGETIKNGLYQYFLNHQGSGQVILVDNLNVIPQNIDFKARGVNVITYHKDEKDSHVYGFMPSWRKDLPKESK; encoded by the coding sequence ATGCAAAAGTTCATGATTGAAAAATTACGTGTCTCCGGAGCCGGAAAGATTGATGGTGTCGTTAATTTTACCGACGGATTAAACATCATACAGGGCAGGTCAAACACAGGTAAAACGTGGATACTGAAATGCATCTATTATCTTTTCAGCTCTGACACAAGGCCTTATTCTCCACTGACTGGCTACACAGATATCGAAGGTACTTTCCTTACGGAGAGGTATGGCCGGATCAAGATTTCCAGAACACTCGATGAGGAAAAGGTCATAGTTGAGGCAGAAAGTGAAGAAGTAGAAAACGGCGAGTATGACACAAATTATAAAAAGGATAATTCAAGATACCTGAACGATCTGTGGTTACGCATCATCGGTCTCAATGAGACGATTGAGGTTCCAAAGACTGCGCGTTATGCAAGAGAGAGAATGTCATGGACTAACATTGCCAGCGTTTTCTTTGCCGATGAAAATGAGATTGATAAATCTGAGTCGCTGGTGATTAAGGACTCTCGATATGAAACGCCTTTAATCGCTTCCTTATATTTTCTGCTGACCGGTGATTACAAAAAGGGTGTACCGGAAATCACAAAGCCGGAGGTGGCCACGGCAAAGAAAAAGGCCGTAGTCGATTATATTGACGAACAGGTCGCTGCCCTGACTGAAAAGCGTATCAGCTACATCATGCAGCTGGAAGAGCTGGAAGGTACGGATATCGATAAAGAGATGCAGAAGCTCTCCGAACGTATCCAAGAAGTGCAGCAGGAAATAAAAGACCTGATGGAGGAGAACACGGCCATTGTCAGGCAGGTCGCTGAATACCAGCAGGAGGATGCAAATTGTCGTGTCCTTGTTGATCGATATGAATCGCTCATAAGTCAATACAAGGCCGACCTGCAGAGACTCGACTTTATCTCGAAGGGTGAGCAGGCGGTCAAAGACCTCCCGTCGAATGGTGTCTGCCCGTTCTGTGGCGGAGAACTTCATCCGGAAGATGACGATAGCTATGCTGAGGCAATCAATGCTGAAATAAAAAGGATTGCTTCTGAACTCGCAATAATTGTAGCCACAGAGGATAGTGTCCGGGATGAACAGAAAACGATACAAAAAAGCATCAAGGAATTGCAAGAGCGAAGATCTGAAATAAGCGCTGCTCTTGATGAAAAGAATCAAGAAATCCAGAACTGCCGTTATAATATGCAGCAGTTTAAGGATTACACGACGCTTCAAAATGGAATTGATTTCGTAAATGATCAGCTGGCCATTCTTGGTGACAAGAAGGTCTCCGAGCTAAAGAAAAAGAAAAATCCTCCTCTCTACCATGCAAAGCAGGAGTTTGAGGAGGAAGTAGGAACCGGCTTCAATACGATCCTTAACAGAATACTGAAGGAGTGCAATTATCGTTCTGTGGGATATGCCAGCTGGGATTTTTCTACATTTGATATTCTTATGGATGGAGTTCCCAAGTCGGAAGATCAAGGCAAAGGATATCGGTCTTTTCTGAATTCAGTGGTTGCGCTGATGCTATATGAATACTTCAACAAAGATGATGTGTTTATAAAACCGGGCTTCCTAATGATAGATACACCATTGCTGGGCTTCGATGAAAATGAGGAAGGATTTGATGGCGAGACCATTAAGAACGGCTTGTATCAATATTTCCTTAATCATCAGGGTTCCGGACAGGTGATCTTAGTAGATAACCTTAATGTCATACCTCAAAACATAGATTTCAAAGCAAGAGGAGTTAATGTAATAACGTATCACAAGGACGAGAAGGACAGTCACGTATACGGTTTTATGCCGAGTTGGAGAAAAGATCTCCCGAAGGAGTCGAAATGA
- a CDS encoding DNA polymerase has protein sequence MKNISIDIETFSDIDLNKCGVYKYAESPNFEILLFGYAVDGGKVQVIDLAQGEHIPQEIIDALTDDEVTKWAFNANFERVCLSRYLSDLGVSLDPFHDNHPLSTECARFLNPEGWRCSMVWAATMGLPLSLKGVGQVLKLEDQKMDEGKALIKYFSVPCAPTKANGGRTRNMPFHDPEKWETFKAYNKRDVEVEMAIQQRLTNFPVPDFVWDEYRIDQEINDRGVRLDMDLVAKAIEMDTRSRTELTTAMKDITELDNPNSVQQMKQWLSDNGLETDSLGKKVVAELIKTAPSELQTVLELRQQLAKSSVKKYQTMERAVCDDGRARGMFMFYGANRTGRWAGRLIQLQNLPQNHLEDLADARALVKSGDFDAVKLLYEDVPDTLSQLIRTAFIPKDGTQLYVSDFSAIEARVIAWYAGEMWRQKVFADGGDIYCASASQMFHVPVEKHGVNGHLRQKGKIAELALGYGGSVGALKAMGAIEMGLSEDELPPLVDAWRQTNPHIVKFWWDVDRAVMEAVKHKHTTSSYGLTFSCRSGMLFITLPSGRNLAYVKPKVGTNKFGGECITYEGVGATKKWERLDSYGPKFVENIVQATSRDILCYAMKTLRNCEIVMHIHDELVIEADPHMSLDVLCEQMGRTPPWARGLQLRADGYTTPFYKKD, from the coding sequence TTGAAAAACATCAGTATAGATATAGAAACCTTCTCCGACATCGACCTGAATAAGTGCGGCGTTTACAAATACGCGGAGTCTCCGAACTTTGAAATTCTGCTTTTCGGTTATGCGGTCGATGGCGGCAAGGTGCAGGTCATTGACCTTGCACAGGGAGAACATATCCCGCAGGAAATCATCGATGCCCTGACAGACGATGAGGTGACAAAATGGGCTTTCAATGCGAACTTTGAACGAGTCTGCCTGTCCCGGTATCTTTCCGATCTTGGCGTGAGCCTTGATCCCTTCCATGATAACCACCCTCTCTCCACGGAGTGCGCCCGGTTTCTGAATCCGGAAGGCTGGCGCTGCTCTATGGTCTGGGCAGCCACGATGGGACTGCCGCTTTCATTAAAAGGCGTCGGTCAGGTGTTAAAGCTCGAAGATCAAAAGATGGACGAGGGCAAGGCGCTCATCAAATACTTCTCCGTGCCTTGCGCTCCTACCAAAGCCAACGGAGGCCGCACCCGGAACATGCCCTTCCATGATCCTGAAAAGTGGGAAACCTTCAAAGCATATAACAAGCGGGACGTCGAGGTCGAGATGGCGATTCAGCAGCGCCTTACGAATTTCCCGGTACCGGACTTCGTCTGGGATGAATATCGAATCGATCAGGAAATCAACGACCGTGGCGTGCGCCTTGATATGGATCTGGTGGCAAAGGCAATCGAGATGGACACCCGCTCCCGGACAGAACTGACCACGGCCATGAAGGATATTACGGAGCTCGACAATCCCAACTCCGTCCAGCAAATGAAGCAGTGGCTCTCTGACAACGGCCTCGAAACCGACAGTCTTGGAAAGAAGGTCGTGGCCGAACTCATAAAGACCGCTCCCTCTGAACTTCAGACTGTTCTGGAGCTCCGCCAGCAGCTTGCCAAATCCTCCGTCAAGAAATATCAGACGATGGAACGGGCGGTCTGCGATGATGGCCGGGCTCGCGGCATGTTCATGTTTTACGGAGCCAACCGCACCGGTCGATGGGCAGGCAGGCTGATCCAATTGCAAAACCTCCCTCAGAACCATCTGGAGGATCTGGCCGATGCCCGCGCCCTTGTTAAATCCGGAGACTTCGATGCCGTGAAGCTCCTGTACGAAGATGTGCCGGACACGCTCTCGCAGCTTATCCGGACAGCATTTATTCCGAAGGACGGCACGCAGCTTTATGTTTCGGACTTTTCTGCCATCGAAGCCCGCGTGATCGCTTGGTATGCCGGTGAGATGTGGCGGCAGAAGGTCTTTGCAGACGGCGGCGACATATACTGCGCCAGCGCGTCCCAGATGTTTCATGTCCCGGTTGAGAAGCACGGCGTCAACGGCCACCTGCGGCAAAAAGGTAAGATCGCAGAACTCGCGCTCGGCTACGGCGGCTCGGTCGGTGCATTAAAGGCGATGGGTGCTATCGAGATGGGCTTGTCCGAAGACGAGCTTCCTCCGCTGGTGGATGCTTGGCGGCAGACCAATCCGCACATCGTAAAATTCTGGTGGGATGTCGACCGGGCGGTCATGGAGGCCGTAAAGCATAAGCACACGACCTCGTCCTACGGGCTGACCTTTTCCTGCCGCTCCGGGATGCTCTTTATCACGCTGCCATCCGGCAGAAACCTCGCCTATGTAAAGCCCAAGGTCGGCACAAACAAGTTCGGCGGCGAGTGTATCACCTATGAAGGCGTCGGAGCCACGAAAAAGTGGGAACGGCTCGACTCATACGGCCCGAAATTTGTGGAAAACATCGTGCAGGCGACCAGCCGTGACATTCTCTGCTATGCCATGAAGACGCTTAGGAACTGCGAAATCGTCATGCATATCCACGACGAGCTGGTCATTGAGGCTGATCCTCACATGTCCCTTGATGTTCTCTGTGAGCAGATGGGCAGGACACCGCCGTGGGCTCGCGGCTTGCAGCTTAGGGCAGACGGGTACACCACGCCCTTCTACAAAAAAGATTAA
- a CDS encoding ABC-three component system protein, which yields MLFHEIAGELKTYMDPTGRGGDFVIALVGDTLRDPMTEEEEKMAENDEFNPLASRMSINMLDQILEGKKFISKARAGLICSRYDGQDFAEEIDNLYDADKEHLQQFLQRRGILVEIDELGSAVQDILNQIFHGLSKGIHDVDITLTIHDPKPSIKNLAGDRIYCENGKLYIDGDVIELPIKLSDAQIYDFEADYISALCDAYAEVLSRDSVTMDDIPTLPKKYQTNFYDQRKAYLSAESIQRSISEVYEDGENQFDILKSDAFDGIKTTYLDDYDNGYRRLLEVLKKISDVQLTKSKLSLIKNLIGNLERLGIVHILVNDKTIKSWVDPYEE from the coding sequence GTGCTCTTTCATGAGATTGCTGGCGAATTGAAGACATACATGGATCCGACCGGACGCGGTGGCGATTTTGTAATTGCTCTGGTTGGCGACACTCTGCGCGATCCGATGACTGAGGAAGAAGAAAAGATGGCCGAGAATGACGAATTCAATCCTCTCGCCAGCCGGATGTCGATCAATATGCTTGATCAGATCCTTGAGGGTAAGAAGTTTATTTCAAAAGCTCGCGCAGGGCTGATCTGCAGTCGTTATGACGGACAGGATTTTGCAGAAGAAATTGATAACCTTTACGATGCCGACAAGGAGCACCTTCAGCAGTTCCTCCAGCGCCGTGGAATATTAGTGGAGATAGATGAGCTTGGGTCTGCCGTTCAGGACATTCTGAACCAGATTTTTCATGGGCTCTCCAAGGGAATACATGATGTCGATATCACTCTGACCATTCATGATCCCAAGCCCAGTATCAAGAATCTGGCCGGTGACCGTATCTATTGCGAAAACGGAAAACTGTATATTGACGGCGACGTGATTGAGCTTCCGATTAAGCTGAGCGACGCACAGATTTATGATTTTGAGGCAGACTACATATCTGCCCTTTGTGATGCATACGCCGAGGTTCTTTCTCGTGATTCGGTAACGATGGACGACATTCCGACGCTGCCAAAGAAGTATCAGACGAACTTCTATGACCAGCGGAAGGCTTACCTGAGTGCTGAGAGTATTCAGAGATCCATCAGCGAGGTGTATGAGGATGGAGAAAATCAGTTTGATATTTTGAAAAGCGATGCTTTTGATGGAATAAAGACTACCTACCTTGACGATTACGACAATGGGTATAGGAGGCTGCTGGAAGTGTTAAAGAAGATTTCTGATGTCCAGCTCACGAAGTCGAAGCTGTCACTGATAAAGAATTTGATAGGAAATTTAGAAAGGCTTGGAATCGTTCACATACTGGTGAATGACAAGACGATAAAATCGTGGGTTGACCCATATGAGGAGTAA
- a CDS encoding DUF2815 family protein, with protein sequence MSKNVKISNPMKVITGVDTRWSYANVWEPKSVNGGTPKYSVSLIIPKSDTKTIAKIKDAIEAAYKEGEAKLKGNGKSVPALSVLKTPLRDGDAERPDDEAYKNSYFVNANATSAPGIVDADLNPILTRSEVYSGVYGRASITFYAFNSSGNKGIACGLNNLQKIRDGEPLGGKASAESDFATDDDEDFLN encoded by the coding sequence ATGAGTAAGAATGTAAAAATCAGCAATCCCATGAAGGTTATCACCGGTGTCGACACCCGCTGGAGCTACGCAAACGTCTGGGAGCCCAAGTCCGTGAACGGCGGCACACCCAAGTACAGCGTGAGCCTCATCATCCCGAAGTCCGATACCAAGACCATCGCCAAGATCAAGGACGCCATCGAAGCTGCCTACAAGGAGGGCGAGGCCAAGCTCAAGGGCAACGGCAAGTCTGTACCGGCTCTTTCCGTTCTGAAGACTCCTCTTCGTGACGGAGACGCAGAGCGCCCGGACGACGAGGCTTACAAGAACTCCTACTTCGTCAATGCCAACGCCACCTCTGCTCCCGGCATCGTGGACGCAGATCTGAACCCGATCCTGACACGCTCCGAGGTGTACTCCGGAGTGTACGGCAGAGCCAGCATCACCTTCTACGCCTTCAACAGCTCTGGCAACAAGGGTATCGCCTGCGGGCTCAACAACCTGCAGAAGATCCGTGACGGTGAGCCTCTCGGCGGCAAGGCCAGCGCAGAGTCTGACTTCGCTACCGATGACGACGAAGATTTCCTGAACTGA
- a CDS encoding helix-turn-helix domain-containing protein: protein MKLSYKKLWVKLVEQDMKKTEFAKKAKISSASLAKLGKGANVTTDVLVKICEELKCDISDICEIVPDEAAEEKN, encoded by the coding sequence ATGAAATTATCTTACAAAAAATTATGGGTGAAACTGGTAGAGCAGGATATGAAAAAAACTGAATTTGCAAAGAAGGCAAAGATAAGCTCAGCCTCCCTCGCCAAGCTCGGTAAAGGTGCTAATGTCACGACAGATGTATTAGTGAAGATATGCGAAGAACTGAAGTGTGACATTTCAGATATTTGCGAAATAGTGCCGGATGAGGCTGCGGAGGAAAAGAACTGA
- a CDS encoding helicase-related protein yields MKIFDNVTDIVRDDLKQTVKRGSKVSIAAACFSMYAYKELKAQLEQVDEFRFIFTSPTFIKEKAEKQKREFYIPRLSRESSLYGTEFEIKLRNEMTQKAIAKECADWIRRKATFKSNVTGENMGGFMTVAAPAEEVAYMPMNGFTTVDIGCERGNNSYNMVNRMEAPFSTQYMQLFESLWNDKDKMQDVTDVIISNISTAYNENSPEFIYFMTLYNVFSEFLDDISEDVLPNEATGFKQSKIWGMLYDFQRDAVLAIINKLEKYNGCILADSVGLGKTFTALAVIKYYENRNKTVLVLCPKKLCENWNTYKDNYVNNPIASDRLNYDVLFHTDLSRNGGTSNGLDLDRLNWGNYDLVVIDESHNFRNGAGTHANTQENRYVKLMDKVIRAGVKTKVLMLSATPVNNRFTDLKNQLAIAYEGNSEFINEKLDTKKPIDEIFRQAQKAFNAWSKLDPEARTTDALLRTLDFDFFEVLDSVTIARSRKHIEKYYNTEEIGKFPQRLKPISRRPSMTDLSSAINYNQIYEQLMQLTLVIYTPSNYIFPSKMSKYIDLTHNKGNNLTQKGREQGIQRLMSINLLKRLESSVYSFNLTLSRILALIKSTISAIDSFEKNGKADLDMYEASDSDFDIDDENNDYFTVGKKVKIDLADMDYKTWRDELQRDADTLELLTLMIADVTPEHDLKLQTLLHLLDDKMKHPINEGNKKVLIFSAFSDTAEYLYDQVSAYMKSNYGLDTAVITGSIDGRTTIKGLKATLNNVLTCFSPISKSRDVLMPGSTKEIDVLIATDCISEGQNLQDCDYLVNYDIHWNPVRIIQRFGRIDRIGSRNLYIQLVNFWPDMTLDDYINLKSRVETRMKISVMTSTGDDDLINPEEKGDLEYRKQQLKRLQEEVVDIEDMSTGISIMDLGLNEFRLDLLEYIKTHDLSTKPKGLHAVVPATEENPEGVIFVLRNINNSINIDNQNRIHPFYMVYIGVDGEIVCDYLNPKKLLDTVRLLCRGKSEPILTLCEKFNKETDDGRNMEEVSQLLSDAINSIIDVKEESDIDSLFSAGGTSALMSEINGLDDFELICFLVVK; encoded by the coding sequence ATGAAAATCTTTGACAATGTCACGGATATAGTCCGGGACGACTTAAAACAGACGGTGAAGCGTGGCAGCAAGGTTTCCATTGCCGCTGCATGCTTCTCCATGTACGCATATAAGGAGCTGAAGGCTCAACTGGAGCAGGTGGACGAGTTCCGCTTTATTTTCACGTCTCCGACCTTCATCAAGGAGAAGGCTGAGAAGCAAAAACGCGAATTTTATATTCCTCGTCTCAGCCGTGAGAGCAGTTTATATGGTACAGAATTTGAAATCAAGCTGCGTAACGAAATGACGCAGAAGGCCATCGCCAAGGAGTGCGCGGATTGGATCAGACGTAAGGCGACTTTCAAGTCCAATGTTACCGGAGAGAACATGGGCGGCTTTATGACTGTCGCTGCGCCTGCAGAGGAAGTGGCCTATATGCCGATGAACGGTTTCACGACCGTAGACATCGGATGCGAACGTGGCAATAACAGCTACAACATGGTCAACCGTATGGAGGCTCCGTTCTCTACGCAGTACATGCAGCTTTTCGAGTCGCTTTGGAATGACAAGGATAAGATGCAGGACGTAACTGATGTTATTATTTCCAATATCAGTACGGCCTACAATGAGAACTCACCGGAATTCATCTATTTCATGACGCTTTACAATGTTTTCAGTGAGTTCCTCGACGATATATCAGAGGACGTCCTCCCGAACGAAGCCACGGGTTTTAAGCAGAGTAAAATCTGGGGTATGCTATATGATTTCCAGCGAGATGCAGTGCTTGCCATCATCAACAAGCTGGAGAAGTACAATGGCTGCATCCTTGCTGACAGCGTCGGTCTTGGTAAGACCTTCACTGCGCTGGCTGTTATCAAATATTACGAGAACAGGAATAAGACTGTTCTTGTCCTTTGCCCGAAGAAGCTATGCGAGAACTGGAATACATATAAGGATAACTACGTAAACAATCCAATAGCATCAGATCGCCTGAATTATGATGTTCTGTTCCATACGGACTTATCAAGGAATGGCGGCACTTCAAATGGCCTTGATCTTGATCGCTTGAACTGGGGTAACTACGATCTTGTGGTCATCGACGAGTCCCACAACTTTAGGAATGGCGCAGGTACCCATGCCAACACGCAGGAGAACCGCTATGTGAAATTGATGGACAAGGTGATCCGTGCTGGCGTCAAGACGAAAGTGTTGATGCTGTCAGCGACACCGGTCAACAACAGATTCACCGACCTGAAAAATCAGCTGGCCATCGCCTATGAGGGGAACTCGGAATTTATCAATGAGAAGCTCGATACCAAAAAGCCGATTGATGAGATATTCCGTCAGGCGCAGAAAGCCTTCAATGCATGGAGCAAGCTCGATCCGGAAGCAAGAACGACGGACGCGCTGCTTAGGACACTGGATTTCGATTTCTTTGAAGTCCTCGATAGCGTGACGATTGCCCGCTCCAGAAAGCACATAGAGAAATATTACAACACGGAAGAAATCGGCAAATTCCCGCAACGCCTGAAGCCTATCTCAAGGCGTCCGAGCATGACCGATCTTTCGAGCGCCATAAACTATAACCAGATTTACGAGCAGTTGATGCAGCTGACGCTCGTGATCTATACTCCGTCAAACTATATCTTTCCGAGCAAGATGTCGAAGTACATCGACCTCACGCACAACAAAGGAAATAACCTTACGCAGAAAGGCCGTGAGCAAGGCATCCAGCGTTTGATGAGTATCAATCTCCTGAAGCGTCTGGAGAGCTCTGTTTATTCCTTCAATTTGACATTGAGCAGAATTCTGGCGCTGATAAAGAGCACCATCTCAGCCATTGACAGCTTTGAGAAAAACGGAAAAGCTGATCTGGATATGTATGAGGCTTCTGACAGCGATTTTGATATTGATGACGAGAATAACGATTACTTCACCGTCGGCAAAAAGGTAAAGATTGACCTTGCTGATATGGACTATAAAACATGGCGTGATGAGCTGCAGCGCGATGCGGATACGCTTGAGCTGCTGACGCTTATGATAGCAGACGTCACACCGGAGCATGACCTGAAGCTGCAGACCTTGCTTCATCTTCTGGATGACAAAATGAAGCATCCTATCAATGAGGGCAACAAGAAGGTGCTGATCTTCTCCGCGTTCTCCGATACGGCAGAGTATCTGTACGATCAGGTGTCTGCCTACATGAAATCAAACTATGGTCTGGATACAGCGGTTATTACTGGAAGCATTGACGGACGGACTACCATCAAAGGCCTGAAAGCCACGCTCAATAATGTGCTGACCTGCTTCTCGCCTATATCAAAGAGCCGTGATGTTCTGATGCCGGGCAGTACAAAGGAAATTGATGTCCTGATTGCTACGGACTGTATTTCCGAAGGTCAAAACCTGCAAGACTGCGATTATCTGGTGAACTATGACATTCACTGGAATCCGGTGCGCATCATCCAGCGCTTCGGTCGAATTGACCGTATCGGCAGCAGGAACCTGTATATTCAGCTGGTGAACTTCTGGCCGGACATGACGCTGGACGATTACATCAACCTTAAATCTCGCGTGGAGACCAGAATGAAAATCTCCGTTATGACCTCGACCGGAGACGATGACCTGATCAATCCAGAGGAAAAAGGCGACCTCGAATACAGAAAGCAGCAGCTGAAGCGTCTGCAGGAAGAGGTCGTGGATATTGAAGATATGTCCACGGGTATTTCCATCATGGATCTGGGACTAAATGAGTTCCGGCTTGACCTGCTGGAATATATAAAGACGCATGACCTTAGTACTAAGCCGAAGGGACTGCACGCGGTAGTTCCGGCCACGGAGGAGAATCCGGAGGGCGTGATCTTTGTCCTACGGAACATCAATAACAGTATCAACATTGATAACCAGAATCGCATTCACCCGTTCTACATGGTGTATATCGGTGTAGACGGAGAAATTGTCTGCGACTACTTGAATCCGAAGAAGCTGCTGGACACCGTCCGGTTGCTGTGCCGAGGAAAGTCTGAACCGATTTTGACACTGTGCGAGAAATTCAACAAGGAAACTGATGATGGAAGGAACATGGAGGAAGTGTCGCAGCTTCTCTCCGATGCGATAAATTCCATTATTGATGTAAAAGAAGAAAGCGATATTGACAGCCTGTTCTCCGCTGGCGGGACTTCTGCCCTGATGTCGGAGATCAACGGGCTGGATGACTTTGAGCTTATTTGCTTCTTAGTAGTGAAATGA
- a CDS encoding DUF2800 domain-containing protein — protein sequence MAAKAHAILSASSSDRWLHCPPSARLCESYEDKGSDYAAEGTDAHALGEFKLKTALGLPAEDPTESLKWYSEEMEDCTSGYAEYVLEQVEAAKETCADPVVLIEQRVDFSRWVEQGFGTADCIIIADGTLRVIDYKHGLGVLVSAEENPQMQCYSLGALELFDALYDIDKVSMTIYQPRRQNVSTYEISKEDLYRWADEVLKPTAELAFAGDGNFLCGEWCGFCKAKNECRARAEANLKLAQHDFKLPPLLTDTEIEVILGKVDELVSWASDIKEYALQQALSGKEWSGFKLVEGRANRRYSNEAAVIDAVEKAGFDPYEKKLLGITAMQKLLGKSRFDELLTAYIEKPQGKPTLVPESDKRPAMNTAKNDFMEENDNE from the coding sequence ATGGCAGCTAAAGCACACGCGATCCTGTCGGCTTCAAGCTCTGACCGCTGGCTCCACTGCCCGCCGTCCGCAAGGCTCTGTGAGTCCTACGAGGATAAAGGAAGCGACTACGCAGCAGAAGGAACCGACGCCCACGCACTTGGCGAGTTCAAGCTAAAGACCGCGCTGGGACTGCCTGCAGAAGACCCGACCGAAAGCCTCAAGTGGTATTCCGAGGAGATGGAGGACTGCACCAGCGGCTATGCCGAATATGTGCTGGAGCAGGTTGAAGCCGCCAAGGAAACCTGCGCTGACCCGGTCGTCCTGATCGAGCAGCGTGTGGACTTCTCTCGCTGGGTAGAACAGGGCTTCGGCACCGCCGACTGCATCATCATCGCAGACGGCACGCTCCGAGTGATCGACTACAAGCACGGCCTTGGCGTTCTGGTCTCCGCAGAGGAAAATCCGCAGATGCAGTGTTACAGCCTTGGCGCTTTGGAACTTTTCGATGCGCTTTACGACATCGACAAGGTTTCCATGACCATCTATCAGCCGAGACGCCAGAACGTCAGCACCTACGAGATCAGCAAGGAAGATTTGTACCGCTGGGCGGATGAAGTCTTAAAGCCCACCGCAGAGCTTGCCTTTGCCGGTGACGGAAATTTCCTGTGCGGCGAATGGTGCGGATTCTGCAAAGCCAAGAACGAGTGCCGTGCCAGAGCCGAAGCAAACTTAAAGCTCGCACAGCACGACTTCAAACTCCCGCCTCTGCTTACAGATACGGAGATTGAGGTCATTCTCGGAAAAGTGGACGAGCTGGTCAGCTGGGCTTCCGACATCAAGGAATATGCTCTCCAGCAGGCACTCTCCGGGAAGGAATGGTCTGGCTTCAAGCTCGTCGAGGGCAGAGCCAACCGCAGATACAGCAACGAGGCCGCAGTTATCGATGCGGTCGAGAAAGCGGGCTTTGACCCGTATGAGAAGAAGCTGCTCGGCATCACCGCCATGCAGAAGCTCCTCGGCAAGTCCCGTTTTGATGAACTCCTGACGGCCTACATCGAAAAGCCGCAGGGCAAACCCACTCTTGTGCCGGAGTCCGATAAGCGCCCGGCCATGAATACAGCAAAAAATGATTTTATGGAGGAAAACGACAATGAGTAA
- a CDS encoding ABC-three component system middle component 2, translating to MRSKVFNTVFENMLRVLLLADTLDAPANVDRFAALDFICIYGKKCKVLDKNLHGDNEFGFAEFANKREKITEAIKLSVRNDFINVEHTDQGFLYSINDRGREVVQNIQSSYSKAYTVGAKIVCRKFSGFTDDGVLQYISDRATESKEA from the coding sequence ATGAGGAGTAAAGTATTTAACACGGTGTTCGAGAACATGCTGAGGGTGCTGCTTCTGGCAGATACATTAGATGCTCCGGCAAACGTGGACAGGTTCGCAGCGCTGGACTTTATCTGTATTTACGGAAAGAAGTGCAAGGTGCTGGACAAGAACCTACATGGAGATAATGAATTCGGGTTTGCCGAATTTGCGAACAAGCGTGAAAAAATAACTGAGGCTATAAAGCTCTCAGTCAGGAATGATTTTATAAATGTAGAGCATACCGATCAGGGCTTTCTTTATAGCATCAACGACAGAGGACGCGAGGTCGTCCAGAACATTCAGTCCTCTTATTCGAAAGCCTATACAGTAGGAGCCAAAATTGTATGCAGGAAGTTTTCAGGTTTCACCGATGATGGTGTTTTACAGTACATAAGTGACCGGGCTACGGAGTCAAAGGAGGCGTAA